The Salvelinus namaycush isolate Seneca chromosome 1, SaNama_1.0, whole genome shotgun sequence genome has a window encoding:
- the LOC120037635 gene encoding methylcytosine dioxygenase tet3-like, which translates to METGSHDRLEEGGSLSLEPTNGVSRQPSDTNEEGGAGLDTQREPHRSGSVPPGQGWVPGQGKAPQPQKQLPCSGWSSSGRTPGKPVHEADMEDARNLVAFSASVNVGSLAPIPEAQSYTAQLYEKFNQEMGTAKGAAAQARLQAPEGGDQASPPEDLNTLQTTLKTALSQARHGHKPPNCDCDGPDCPDYLEWLEKRLKQAGAGEEQDNNTPCSKMAADTPPHQQPPHSQQPPHPHHRPHPHVNGGNPPSCPPLHPHQQGQHPGSVPCSPQVLSIAKEKNVSLQTAIAIEALTQLSATVPQTVVPPAQASSTSHQQPPLHPQHGNRLLPSSPSPMSSLSSSRSQSVPPGLYPQQSSASWEQQHRPQSQGQPAHASPLPSSTLLFPGQTQAGSPHPQQWQQQQAPGGIQEQRNQWMMMNSDSQQSHFAPPSGGHSVGDPMSELKQLLGDSSGKYINDPFKLPIPHHHIKQEPGMPQVKQEVNSGEYQSAACAYMGGRYGLMNGQQQPGYPGPPLSAGSAAIHYSTQTALQQHLHHKRNLFSNPPGPPGLCPPRPTQACQNLRKWWPQQMGPEGHLIPVAIKQEPKEPKRRKSTAGTSPLLKQQPGMLLYPGPKPKTIVIKKTKQKASLPTFLPHSQISIQKPSPLIGALPLASAHSGSLPFPTFPLLSNPTQAAAGLPTPAQSQVSILNSSIARSVTAPAFSVNSPAVSTPLPLPAAPDAPASSGEAGATQTSTTSQSIPGLSSLDPKFEELILQFEAEFGDSSSSAPVPCPPQIQPQDQSPSASAQPVVIDSQPNITSGQARPASPSSAATATQSCSPTPLASTTAPPADQDMEVDTENVTRGVSEASYTSATQPSTESPMEEQPEGAQLPLSLRQEAHLEQLQHRVLEDPFTVPLSPSASPLPKRMKIETNGNVAVLSTTGSFSEGGEDDTPTKDGFPLNPSLKGFLESPLRYLDTPTKSLLDIPAKDLQAEFPTCDCVEQILEKDEGPYYNHLGSGPTVASIRDLMETRYGEKGDAIRIEKVVYTGREGKSSQGCPIAKWVIRRGSETEKLMCLVRPRTGHHCPNAFIIILIMAWEGVPRALGDKLYRELSATLTQFGNPTSRRCGLNDDRTCACQGKDPDSCGASFSFGCSWSMYFNGCKYARSKTPRKFRLTGDHPQEEDQLRDNFQDLATEVAPLYKQLAPQAYSNQCQNETKATDCRLGLKEGRPFSGVTACMDFCAHAHKDQHNLYNGCTVVCTLTKEDNRKVGEIPEDEQLHVLPLYKAALTDEFGSEEGQRQKMRTGAIQVLNNFRREVRKLPERAKSCRQRRLDAKNRASEKKKGKQQPPTPTDTPEKPGIKMEVRHTGSPVRQNGNKAIPKQEVKPTIKKEPVDQRFQPFHGQLEGYPAQAADPYHVYPSHPGYYAQGGLSSNGQPPALPPPPGPVNGYRPNLPAALPYGYYNYPLNPSTLFPHELTYEGCNGSWHHMGPKFSPSPVDKKPDVQSLQARLAHSYSSPGHLEQQQHGDPANQHQRSAYPHPHQPDYNQSRPSSVSSEPSHRGTPVIKQEPMDMPVYKGVNAQSCPGTPSTTPQPGAAGGPWHGHKPNGIRVPSSWEGNLQPPGPPEAPFTSDKQQFHQQGPQQTFQSPYPQEQHQHPPQQPSPYSQQWNSYHGPNTPTASPAPSPSPSIKIPPSPFPSSHPGTPRHWDSPDSSPQPKAWPMGMVPAGYSPSPTGGFPDTMWSKAGESWGSTPLGLQEKAWKSSGGSMAGTPSPAPEGRLFPDALQQSDGQSQAETPRNLEEEERWSDSEHNFLDPSIGGVAVAPAHGSILIECARRELHATTPLKRPDRSHPTRISLVFYQHKNMNQPCHGQWIWEAKMKMLAERARERQQEAALLGLPYEDIKHGKKRKLGATAAGASPGPGQTTDKREGPVTRLAPTRHTTSTVTVSPYAFTTLTGPYSHFV; encoded by the exons ATGGAAACTGGGTCACATGACCGCCTCGAAGAAGGCGGTTCGTTGAGCCTGGAACCGACCAATGGGGTGAGCCGGCAACCCAGTGACACCAATGAGGAGGGTGGAGCCGGCCTGGACACCCAGAGGGAGCCCCATCGGTCAGGGAGTGTTCCCCCAGGACAGGGTTGGGTACCTGGGCAGGGCAAAGCCCCTCAACCCCAGAAGCAGCTGCCCTGCAGTGGCTGGAGCAGTAGTGGTAGGACTCCTGGGAAGCCCGTCCACGAGGCAGACATGGAGGACGCACGCAATCTGGTAGCCTTCTCAGCCAGCGTTAATGTGGGCTCCCTGGCCCCCATCCCCGAGGCCCAGTCCTACACCGCCCAGCTGTATGAGAAGTTCAACCAGGAGATGGGCACTGCTAAGGGGGCCGCGGCTCAAGCCAGGCTCCAAGCCCCAGAGGGAGGGGACCAGGCTAGCCCCCCAGAGGACTTGAACACCCTGCAGACCACCCTGAAGACCGCCCTGAGCCAAGCGAGGCACGGCCACAAGCCCCCAAACTGTGACTGTGATGGGCCGGACTGCCCAGACTACTTGGAGTGGCTGGAAAAGAGGCTCAAACAGGCGGGGGCAGGGGAGGAGCAGGACAACAACACACCCTGTTCCAAGATGGCCGCCGACACGCCGCCTCATCAACAGCCACCACATTCACAACAGCCCCCTCACCCCCACCACCGTCCTCACCCCCATGTCAATGGAGGTAACCCGCCCTCCTGTCCACCCCTTCACCCACACCAACAGGGCCAACACCCAGGCTCTGTCCCCTGCTCACCTCAGGTCCTCTCCATCGCCAAGGAGAAGAACGTCAGTCTGCAGACGGCCATAGCCATCGAGGCCCTGACCCAGCTGTCTGCCACCGTACCCCAGACTGTGGTCCCTCCTGCCCAGGCCTCCTCCACCAGCCACCAACAACCCCCTCTACACCCCCAGCACGGCAACCGCTtgctcccctcctcccccagccCCATGTCCTCTTTGTCCTCCTCGCGGTCACAATCTGTCCCCCCTGGACTGTACCCCCAGCAGAGCTCCGCGTCGTGGGAGCAGCAGCACAGACCCCAGTCCCAGGGTCAACCGGCCCACGCCTCCCCTCTCCCGTCCTCCACTTTGCTTTTCCCCGGGCAGACCCAGGCAGGCAGCCCCCACCctcagcagtggcagcagcagcaggcccCTGGAGGAATCCAAGAGCAGAGGAACCAGTGGATGATGATGAACTCAGACTCCCAGCAGTCTCACTTCGCCCCTCCATCCGGTGGCCACAGCGTTGGCGACCCCATGTCCGAGCTCAAACAGCTACTGGGGGACTCCAGCGGAAAGTACATAAATGACCCCTTCAAGCTGCCTATCCCACACCACCACATCAAGCAGGAACCAGGGATGCCTCAGGTCAAGCAGGAGGTCAACTCTGGGGAGTACCAGAGCGCTGCCTGTGCCTACATGGGCGGTCGCTACGGCCTGATGAACGGCCAGCAGCAGCCTGGGTATCCTGGTCCACCTCTCTCCGCGGGCAGCGCAGCCATCCACTACTCCACCCAGACAGCCCTGCAGCAGCACCTTCACCACAAGAGGAACCTCTTCTCTAATCCTCCCGGCCCCCCAGGCCTCTGCCCTCCACGCCCCACCCAGGCCTGCCAGAACCTCCGCAAGTGGTGGCCCCAACAGATGGGCCCCGAGGGCCACCTCATCCCTGTGGCCATCAAGCAGGAGCCCAAGGAGCCCAAGAGGAGGAAGAGCACGGCGGGGACATCGCCGCTCCTCAAGCAGCAACCAGGGATGCTGCTCTATCCAGGTCCAAAACCCAAGACGATAGTCATCAAGAAAACCAAGCAGAAGGCCTCCCTGCCAACCTTCCTGCCTCACAGCCAGATCTCCATACAGAAACCGTCTCCACTGATCGGAGCCCTGCCTCTGGCCAGCGCCCATTCAGGTTCTCTCCCTTTCCCTACCTTCCCCCTCCTCAGTAACCCCACTCAGGCTGCCGCAGGCCTCCCAACCCCGGCCCAATCTCAGGTATCCATTTTAAACTCTTCTATTGCACGCTCTGTCACTGCTCCTGCCTTCTCTGTAAACAGTCCAGCCGTCTCAAcccctctgcctctccctgcAGCCCCGGACGCCCCGGCTAGCTCAGGGGAGGCCGGCGCCACACAGACCTCCACCACCTCTCAGTCCATACCAGGCCTCAGCTCCCTGGACCCCAAGTTTGAGGAGCTGATCCTCCAGTTCGAGGCAGAGTTCGGGGACAGTTCATCCTCTGCCCCAGTGCCCTGCCCTCCTCAGATCCAGCCTCAGGACCAGTCCCCCTCAGCCTCAGCCCAGCCCGTGGTGATAGATTCTCAGCCCAACATTACCTCAGGACAAGCCAGGCCCGCGTCACCGTCCAGCGCCGCCACCGCCACCCAGTCCTGCAGCCCCACTCCCTTAGCTTCTACAACAGCCCCACCAGCAGACCAGGACATGGAGGTGGACACGGAGAATGTGACAAGGGGTGTGAGTGAAGCATCCTATACCTCCGCCACACAGCCCTCCACTGAGAGCCCCATGGAGGAGCAGCCCGAGGGGGCCCAGTTGCCTCTCTCGCTGCGCCAAGAGGCCCATCTGGAGCAGCTGCAGCACCGCGTCCTTGAAGACCCCTTCACCgtgcctctctccccctccgcgTCCCCGCTGCCCAAGCGCATGAAGATCGAGACCAATGGGAACGTGGCTGTCCTCTCCACCACTGGATCATTCTCTGAGGGGGGCGAGGACGACACCCCCACTAAGGACGGCttccccctcaacccctccctaAAAGGCTTCCTGGAGTCGCCGCTACGCTACCTGGACACGCCCACTAAAAGTCTGCTAGACATCCCCGCCAAGGACCTCCAGGCTGAGTTCCCCACCTGCGACTGTGTCG AGCAAATCCTAGAGAAGGATGAGGGTCCGTACTACAATCACTTGGGCTCTGGGCCCACTGTGGCCTCCATTCGAGACCTGATGGAGACCAG GTATGGAGAGAAGGGAGATGCTATCCGTATTGAAAAGGTAGTCTACACCGGCCGGGAAGGCAAGAGCTCTCAGGGATGTCCCATCGCCAAGTGG GTGATTCGTCGGGGCAGTGAGACAGAGAAGTTGATGTGTCTGGTGCGTCCCCGGACGGGTCACCACTGTCCCAACGccttcatcatcatcctcatcatggCGTGGGAGGGCGTGCCCCGGGCGCTAGGCGACAAGCTCTATCGAGAGCTCTCTGCCACCCTCACACAGTTCGGCAACCCCACTAGCCGCCGCTGTGGACTCAACGACGA TCGTACGTGCGCGTGCCAAGGCAAGGACCCCGACAGCTGTGGAGCTTCCTTCTCCTTCGGCTGTTCCTGGAGCATGTACTTCAACGGCTGCAAGTACGCCCGCAGCAAAACACCACGCAAGTTCAGACTAACAGGAGACCACCCCCAAGAG GAGGATCAACTCAGGGATAACTTCCAGGATCTGGCCACTGAGGTGGCTCCCCTGTACAAGCAGCTGGCCCCACAGGCCTACAGTAACCAG TGTCAGAATGAGACGAAAGCCACAGACTGCAGGTTGGGTCTGAAGGAAGGGCGGCCGTTCTCCGGCGTCACCGCCTGCATGGACTTCTGTGCCCACGCCCACAAGGACCAGCACAACCTCTACAACGGCTGCACTGTG GTGTGCACTCTGACTAAAGAGGACAACCGTAAGGTGGGGGAGATCCCAGAGGACGAGCAGCTCCACGTACTTCCCCTCTACAAGGCCGCCCTCACAGACGAGTTCGGCAGCGAGGAGGGCCAGCGGCAAAAGATGCGTACAGGCGCCATTCAGGTGCTCAACAACTTCCGCCGCGAGGTCCGCAAGCTGCCCGAGCGCGCCAAGTCCTGCCGTCAGCGTCGCCTGGACGCTAAGAACCGTGCCTCCGAGAAGAAGAAGGGCAAGCAGCAGCCGCCAACGCCCACAGATACGCCGGAGAAACCCGGGATCAAGATGGAGGTCCGGCACACTGGCTCCCCTGTCAGACAGAATGGCAATAAAG CCATCCCTAAGCAGGAGGTGAAGCCCACCATAAAGAAGGAGCCAGTGGACCAGCGCTTCCAGCCCTTCCATGGTCAGCTAGAGGGCTACCCTGCCCAGGCTGCAGACCCCTACCACGTCTACCCCTCCCACCCTGGCTACTACGCACAGGGAGGCCTCTCTTCCAATGGCCAGCCCCCTGCACTTCCACCTCCACCAGGCCCTGTCAATGGCTACCGCCCTAATCTACCGGCAGCACTGCCCTATGGCTACTACAACTACCCCCTCAACCCTAGCACACTTTTCCCCCATGAGCTCACTTACGAGGGCTGCAATGGCTCCTGGCACCACATGGGGCCCAAGTTTTCCCCCAGTCCTGTGGACAAGAAGCCAGACGTTCAGAGCCTCCAGGCGAGGCTGGCTCACTCCTACTCGAGCCCAGGCCACCTCGAGCAGCAGCAGCACGGAGACCCAGCCAACCAACACCAACGCAGCGCTTACCCACACCCTCACCAGCCTGACTACAACCAATCACGTCCCTCCTCAGTCTCCTCAGAGCCCTCCCACAGAGGGACCCCCGTCATCAAGCAGGAGCCCATGGATATGCCAGTTTATAAGGGGGTCAATGCCCAGAGCTGTCCCGGCACGCCCAGCACCACCCCACAGCCTGGCGCTGCTGGAGGGCCCTGGCATGGGCACAAGCCCAACGGCATTAGGGTGCCCAGCAGTTGGGAAGGCAACCTCCAACCACCAGGCCCCCCGGAGGCTCCCTTCACTTCAGACAAGCAGCAGTTCCACCAGCAGGGACCTCAGCAGACTTTCCAGTCCCCATACCCCCAAGAGCAGCATCAGCATCCCCCACAACAGCCCTCCCCATACTCCCAGCAGTGGAACTCTTACCATGGCCCAAACACCCCCACAGCCTCCCCTGCGCCCTCCCCGTCCCCCTCCATAAAGATACCCCCGTCCCCCTTTCCCTCCTCACACCCCGGCACCCCCCGCCACTGGGACAGCCCTGATTCCAGCCCTCAGCCTAAGGCTTGGCCCATGGGCATGGTTCCTGCTGGTTACAGCCCCAGTCCCACCGGAGGCTTCCCCGACACGATGTGGTCCAAGGCGGGCGAGAGTTGGGGCTCGACCCCCTTGGGGCTCCAGGAGAAGGCCTGGAAGTCTTCCGGAGGCTCTATGGCAGGTACACCGTCCCCGGCCCCAGAGGGACGCTTGTTCCCCGATGCCCTACAGCAGTCGGATGGACAGTCCCAGGCTGAGACTCCTCGCAACCTCGAAGAGGAAGAGCGGTGGTCAGACAGCGAGCATAACTTCTTGGACCCCAGCATCGGAGGGGTGGCGGTGGCGCCCGCCCACGGGTCCATCCTGATTGAGTGCGCCCGGCGCGAGCTGCACGCCACCACACCGCTCAAGAGGCCCGACCGCTCTCACCCCACCCGCATTTCCCTGGTGTTCTACCAGCACAAGAACATGAACCAGCCGTGCCACGGCCAGTGGATCTGGGAGGCCAAGATGAAGATGCTGGCGGAGCGGGCTAGAGAGAGGCAGCAGGAGGCAGCTCTACTGGGGCTGCCCTACGAGGACATCAAACATGGGAAGAAACGCAAATTGGGGGCCACGGCAGCAGGGGCCAGCCCGGGGCCTGGCCAGACCACGGACAAGAGAGAGGGGCCGGTGACGCGGCTGGCCCCCACGCGACACACCACCTCTACCGTCACTGTATCCCCCTACGCCTTTACCACCCTCACCGGGCCCTACAGCCACTTTGTGTGA